ctcagacgtgttagagacgggacgtgttagagactcagacgtgttagagacgggacgtgttagagactcagacgtgttagagactcagacgtgttagagacgtgttagagactcagacgtgttagagactggacgtgttagagactcagacgtgttagagactcagacgtgttagagactggacgtgttagagactcagacgtgttagagactggacgtgttagagactcagacgtgttagagacgtgttagagactcagacgtgttagagactcagacgtgttagagactggacgtgttagagactcagacgtgttagagactcagacgtgttagagactggacgtgttagagactcagacgtgttagagactggatgtgttagagactcagacgtgttagagactggacgtgttagagactcagacgtgttagagactcagacgtgttagagactcagacgtgttagagactcagacgtgttagagactcagacttgttagagacgtgttagagactcagacgtgttagagactcagacgtgttagagacgggacgtgttagagacgggacgtgttagagactcagacgtgttagagactcagacgtgttagagactcagacgtgttagagacgtgttagagactcagacgtgttagagactcagacgtgttagagactcagacgtgttagagactcagacgtgttagagactcagacgtgttagagactcagacgtgttagagactcagacgtgttagagactcagacgtgttagagactcagacttgttagagacgggacgtgttagagacgggacgtgttagagactgaGACGTGTTaagagacgtgttagagacaGGATGTGTTAGAGACGGGATGTGTtggagactcagacgtgttagagacgggaTGTGTTAGAGACGGGACGTGTTGGAGACTGGAcatgttagagactcagacgtgttagagacgggaTGTGTTAGAGACGGGACGTGTTGGAGACTCAGACTTGTTAAGAGACGTGACTTGTTAGAGACGTGACTTGTtagagacgtgttagagacgggacttgttagagactcagacgtgttagagactcagacgtgttaagAGACGTGACTTGTtagagacgtgttagagacgtgTTTTCCATGTAACTCAGACAAGTCAAAGACGTAAGCTGGTTAGAgacgggacgtgttagagactcagacgtgttaatAGACGTGATAAAATCAGCTGATCATCATCTGTAAATAAAAGGGTCATGTGACTTATTGATAAATTGATCTCTGATCAGATTTATTGATCAGTTTCCTCCACACTGACCAActgtctcccccctcccccccacccctacaCTTCCCCTCCATCCTCCAGATGATGTCGAAGCTGGACAGCCCCCCCCGCCGTCCCCCCTCGTCAGCCCACATGTAAGCTCCTCCCCCCTCGTTACTCATCATCCTTGTCATCGTCATCCCCCCCTGACAGCCCCCCCTCGCTGCCTCCTCGGGAGCCCCTGAGTTCTCCTCTtcacctgctccccccccctcagggtCGCCCTCGCTGTGACCTGCTGCCTCAGGCCTTCttcccctccaccacctcctcctcctcctcaccctccatcAGTTCCATCCCCACCACCTCctcgccccccctccctccgccCACCCCCATCACACCCAGCCCGACTCCTGCCTCCAGGAAGATGCCTCTCCCCTCCCCACCCCTCGTACCCCTGGATGGACCCCCAATACCCCCCCGACACAGTGTCCCCAAACTCCCCCCCAAGACTTACAAGAGAGAGTCTCTGAGCCACGCCCCCTTGCTGGACACCCCCCCTGCACTGTGATGGGACAAGTGGGAGGAAGGTGTTGGACAACCTGGGTGGGGGCGGAGCTCTGTCAGTTAACACTACAGCTGATTGGATCAGAGTGGAAAATGGATTTCAACAAACCTGATCGACCAATCAGGACTCTGATCCAGTCCAAACTGAGACAAAATACAAGACTGATCATGTGCTCTTATTCTGAAAAACAACATGATTGTGGCCTCCAGCAGAACGTCAGAGAACGTTTGGAGAACATTCGTCTGTGGTCAGAAGTTCATTTCTGTTTCTTGTCTGTGAGCTGAGACTTAATGGGACCTGTTGGGACCTAATGGGACTTGATGGGACCTGTTGGGACCTAATGGGACCTAATGGGACCTGATGGGACTTGTTGGGAGCTAATGGGACTTGATGGGACCTGTTAGAACTTGATGGGACCTGATGGGACCTTTGTTGAGCAGACTCGTGAAgagaggattgtgggtaatgtgGTCCTACACAGACCCACATGGACATAGTTTTAGGCGTTGGTGGTTCAGGATCCGTCAGGTACTGGATCAGGACCACAAAGGTACTGAAGTGGTTCTGATGATGTAACGTGATGATGCTTCTTAAAAACAAGGGAATAAACGTGTTTCTATGACGACACAACATGACTCATgtctctgtggggggggggggggggggtaacttcCTGTTGGCTGCAGTGATGTCACCATGACAACACATAAGACACATTCTTGTAATATTGTCCCATGTTCAGTTTTCATGTTGTTAACCAGTTGACGAGTCACGTGACCACTGTCATGTGACTGGCAGGGCGTGTTCCAGTgatgcaacaggaagtcagcTGAGTATCCATCTTagatttttattcttttcatcAAAACAGCTGCAACATAttgatctgttttattttgtacaatTAAGTGATATAGATATTTTTTAAGCATTGGAAAACTTGCATCAtaacagacttttattttgaacgtTTCTCGTTTTAATCACACTGATGACATCAGCACGTGGGGGGGGGCCTCAATGTTCCGTGGTTGTAATTGGACAAAGTCAAACTGGTTTCAGGCCACTCGGAGCTGCTGGTCCAATTTGATTGGTccagacacagagcagagatcTGATTGGTGGCCTGGTTTGCATTCAGGGCTCAGTCTGGATCAGGTTCTGGATCAGTCTCTGGATGCGGTCCAGAATGATCTGGTTGGAGCTGGAGCAGTCTTCAGGTCCGTACGGGGCCCGAATGGTCAGGACCCCCgccaccttcagctcctccccctcctcctccacagggaCCCGGTTCTTCTCGAGCCAGCTCCGGACTCCGcccctcctcctcagcagctcctcagAGTCCAGGCTGCAGGTCctcgggggggggaggaaggaggagcgcAGGAGCTCGATGGTCGCCTCGTCAGCGTCCTGCAggacctccacctcctccacagcgTGACCCATCACCACATGGACCGAGGTCCCGCCGTCCTCCCTGAAGTCCACCAACACCAGGCTGCAAGGGGGACAAGACCAGCGAGAGACATCAGATCCAGACCTGGACCAGCAGCAGATCCAGACCAGGCCTGGATCTTGATTCAGAACCAAATGTCAAACTGAGGCTGAACAACTGAACTAATCCTGTCAGAATAAAAGCTCCTTTAAATGTTTCAACTTTGAAGACGTGATGTTAATATCAGAATAACTATATGAAGTACAGGGTCAcagtacacacagtatatacactcctgatcaaaatcttaagaccagttaaaaaattgcatgaatttgcattttgcactgttggatcttaggaaggttctaagtagagcttcaaaatgcaaaaataagaaattggaacaagagaccaaaagttgtgagcaggcaatttattgaaaacaatttaactgaagtaggctgttcatcagctgatcaaagtttaagaccacagcctttaaaagcctaaATCTGTGCAGAAatgtggattccatgtcatttcctgtcaagtaatcacactgaagatctcttgatggcaaaggcaaaaacagCTCctgtctttgaacgtggtaggattgttgaactgcacaaacaaggcctctcacaacgtgccatcgctgctgaggctGGATGCAGGAAGACAGTCATTTAGCATTTCTtcaaagatcctcagggttatggaacaaaaaaatcaagtggtagacccaaagaaatctcaccggcgctgagccggaggatccgaatggctgtctgtcaagacacgggacgatcctcgtcccacaTTAAGACCATTACTGGTTCTGACTGCAGCCCagtaaccatcagacggcatctgagAAGGAagagcttcaaaaacaagaaacctcttcaaaggccacgtctcctttagactttgcaagggagcagcaaacatgggacattcaaaggtggaagaaagttttattctctgacgagaacaaatgtaaccttgatggtcctgatggcttccaacgttactggcatgacaaggagaagccacctgagatgttttctacgcggcccagtggagggggcgccatcatgatcggGGGTGCTtcttccttcaatggaacaatggagctccaggttgtgcaggggcatcaaacagcagctggctatgtggagatgttgcagcgggcctccctcatgactgagggccctcgtctgtgtggtaacgactgggttcgtcagcaggacaacgctccaactCACAaggcccgtctgaccaagactttgttccaggagaataacatctctcttttggaccatcctgcgtgttcccctgatcttaatccaatggagaacatttggggatggatggcgagggaagtttacaaaatggacttcagttccagacagtggaggcccttcgtgaagccatcttcaccacttggcgcaacattcgcactagccttttggaaacacttgcatcaagcatgctaAAACGaatttgaagtgatcaacaataatggtggagctactcattactgagtcagtttttgacactttaatttctgttttaggaggtttttgtttttttgagctgtggtcttaaacttttgatcagctgatgaacagcctacttcagttaaattgttgttttcaataaattgcctgctcacaactcttgttctcttgttcccatttcttctttttgcattttgaagctctacttagaaccttcctaagatccaactgtgcaaaatgctaattcatgcaattttttaactggtcttaagattttgatcaggagtgtatatactatgtgtgtgtctatatgtattgtgtgtgtgtgtgtgtgtgtgtatatgtactgtgtgtgtatatgtactgtgtgtgtttgtgtctgtgtgtgtgtatttgtactgtatgtgtatatgtactgtgtgtgtgtgtgtgtctata
This is a stretch of genomic DNA from Pleuronectes platessa chromosome 3, fPlePla1.1, whole genome shotgun sequence. It encodes these proteins:
- the gemin6 gene encoding gem-associated protein 6 gives rise to the protein MQNNWSLIGPLEWIHYVNKQVKVKAGKDEERRGYLITVDPVSASLVLVDFREDGGTSVHVVMGHAVEEVEVLQDADEATIELLRSSFLPPPRTCSLDSEELLRRRGGVRSWLEKNRVPVEEEGEELKVAGVLTIRAPYGPEDCSSSNQIILDRIQRLIQNLIQTEP